A section of the Desulfomonile tiedjei genome encodes:
- the infB gene encoding translation initiation factor IF-2: MPMLTVDDLARDLKVRNEDLVRELVTMGYQVEGPESPLETDDPAELRARLVTVLPQREVVEQRIKPTVIRRRMKKAPPEEMAEEAAAEEIQEQAAEATAVPEKRVPQEVTGEAPQEIPKRPVKKTKKPEPARIIEMAPKPAAPPIRPVTPPVEGGPTLKAEKLPEAPPQHKAEPRAAHKRGEVPPETQPTAEAPAMAETAPGAAGPEPLAEPLEAREGGEEKPAKKKKKKEKKMQPAQIIGKVELKKEPPPREPERPEPARIVPPAPVRPAEARPVEVRPVGPKVFTPEPTSEEARKKAKKKDKKGRDVVEERVEEEASKIRRRKEVLLRDDLYDDRGRPGRLRGKGKKPRPRKTEITTPKAIKRRVKLPEVVSVSNLAHKMSVKSAEVVQHLMTLGVTASINENIDFDTATIVAGEFGFEVESASASETDLLPTIIKDTEQNLMSRPPVITVMGHVDHGKTSLLDRIRSTHVTDQEAGGITQHIGAYKVKLAKGEVVFLDTPGHEAFTAMRARGAQVTDFVVLVVAADDGVMEQTREAINHARAASVPIIVAVNKIDKPDADRDRVTRELSEHNLIPETWGGDTLYCYVSAKTGDGIDELMDMILLQAELMELRANPNKTANGTVIEARLDKGKGPLATVLVKEGTLKAGDAFVAGTTYGKVRAMLDHEGRSVDKAGPATPVEVQGFAGVPEAGDSLIVSDDEKIARQIAGHRVEKKQREQEGVITGPVSLEDLLARMQEQETKELAIIIKGDVQGSVEALKEALQGISAQEIKVKVIHGGVGAITESDVMLASASGAIAIGFNVRPTPKATQLAEQENIDIRMYTVIYDAIEDVRKAMEGMLAPVEKETVVGRAEVRQTFHVSRIGSIAGCLVVSGKIERSNQVRLLRDNVVVYQGRILSMKRYKDDIKEAQEGYECGLVLENYKDVKVGDVVEAFIIEKEVAKLTREQVPSQ, from the coding sequence ATGCCAATGTTGACCGTTGATGACCTGGCCAGAGACTTGAAGGTCAGAAACGAAGATCTCGTAAGGGAACTCGTAACCATGGGTTACCAGGTCGAAGGCCCCGAAAGTCCCCTGGAGACCGATGATCCGGCCGAATTGCGTGCTCGGCTCGTGACAGTACTTCCGCAGCGAGAAGTAGTGGAACAGCGGATTAAACCCACCGTTATCAGGCGAAGAATGAAAAAGGCTCCGCCTGAGGAGATGGCGGAAGAAGCCGCAGCCGAAGAGATCCAGGAGCAGGCCGCCGAGGCCACCGCAGTTCCGGAAAAGAGAGTTCCGCAAGAGGTCACAGGAGAGGCTCCTCAGGAGATACCGAAAAGGCCGGTCAAGAAAACCAAGAAGCCTGAGCCCGCCAGAATTATAGAAATGGCCCCCAAGCCTGCAGCCCCTCCAATCCGGCCGGTGACCCCACCTGTTGAGGGGGGCCCGACGCTAAAAGCGGAAAAGTTGCCCGAAGCTCCACCGCAGCACAAAGCCGAACCCAGGGCCGCGCATAAACGCGGCGAAGTCCCCCCCGAGACGCAGCCAACTGCTGAAGCTCCGGCCATGGCGGAAACCGCCCCCGGGGCGGCTGGGCCCGAACCCCTTGCTGAACCTTTGGAGGCCAGAGAAGGCGGCGAAGAGAAGCCGGCGAAGAAAAAGAAAAAGAAAGAGAAGAAAATGCAGCCGGCTCAAATTATCGGCAAGGTGGAACTCAAGAAGGAGCCACCACCCAGGGAGCCGGAACGTCCGGAACCGGCCAGGATAGTTCCTCCTGCGCCCGTGCGGCCGGCGGAGGCGAGGCCGGTGGAGGTGCGGCCGGTAGGCCCCAAAGTCTTTACCCCTGAGCCGACCTCCGAAGAGGCCAGAAAAAAGGCAAAGAAAAAAGACAAGAAGGGTCGCGACGTAGTCGAGGAACGAGTTGAGGAAGAAGCCAGCAAAATCCGTCGGCGCAAGGAAGTGCTGTTAAGAGACGACCTCTATGACGACAGGGGCCGGCCGGGCCGACTTCGAGGGAAGGGCAAGAAACCCAGACCGCGCAAAACGGAGATCACGACCCCCAAGGCAATTAAACGCCGGGTGAAACTCCCCGAAGTCGTATCTGTATCTAACCTGGCTCACAAAATGAGCGTCAAGTCTGCCGAAGTAGTGCAACACCTCATGACGCTGGGGGTCACAGCCTCGATCAATGAAAATATCGACTTTGACACCGCTACCATCGTGGCCGGGGAATTCGGGTTTGAGGTCGAATCCGCTTCCGCTTCCGAAACGGATCTTCTGCCCACGATTATCAAGGATACCGAACAAAACCTGATGTCAAGACCGCCCGTAATCACTGTCATGGGGCACGTGGACCATGGAAAGACCTCCCTGCTGGACCGCATAAGATCAACCCATGTTACGGATCAGGAGGCTGGTGGAATAACCCAGCATATAGGTGCTTACAAAGTCAAATTGGCCAAAGGTGAAGTGGTTTTTCTGGACACGCCCGGCCATGAGGCCTTCACGGCAATGCGTGCGAGGGGGGCACAGGTCACTGACTTTGTGGTTCTGGTGGTGGCTGCGGACGACGGAGTAATGGAGCAAACCCGTGAGGCCATTAACCACGCTCGTGCCGCGTCAGTTCCAATTATCGTGGCGGTAAACAAGATCGACAAACCCGATGCAGACAGGGACAGGGTTACCAGAGAACTGAGTGAACACAACCTGATACCCGAGACCTGGGGCGGGGACACCCTGTACTGTTATGTGAGCGCCAAAACCGGCGATGGTATTGACGAACTGATGGACATGATACTGCTCCAGGCCGAACTTATGGAACTCAGGGCTAACCCGAACAAAACCGCTAACGGCACGGTGATCGAAGCCAGACTCGACAAAGGGAAGGGTCCGCTGGCCACGGTGCTCGTCAAGGAGGGCACCCTTAAGGCAGGTGATGCATTCGTCGCCGGAACGACCTATGGCAAAGTGCGGGCCATGCTCGACCACGAGGGTCGAAGCGTTGACAAGGCCGGACCCGCCACTCCGGTTGAGGTTCAGGGGTTTGCAGGGGTGCCTGAGGCGGGGGATAGCCTCATCGTGTCGGACGACGAGAAGATAGCTCGACAAATCGCCGGCCACCGGGTCGAGAAGAAGCAGCGAGAACAGGAAGGGGTCATCACGGGTCCCGTATCGCTGGAAGATCTCCTTGCTCGTATGCAGGAACAGGAAACCAAGGAACTGGCCATCATCATCAAAGGAGATGTTCAGGGGTCTGTGGAAGCGCTGAAAGAAGCGCTGCAAGGTATATCAGCCCAAGAGATCAAGGTGAAGGTGATCCACGGCGGCGTCGGAGCAATCACGGAGTCCGACGTCATGTTAGCCAGCGCTTCAGGGGCCATTGCCATAGGGTTCAACGTGAGGCCCACCCCGAAGGCCACTCAATTGGCCGAGCAGGAAAACATTGATATACGGATGTACACCGTCATATATGACGCGATCGAAGACGTTCGCAAGGCAATGGAAGGCATGCTGGCCCCCGTGGAAAAAGAAACCGTGGTCGGTCGCGCGGAAGTTCGCCAGACCTTCCACGTTTCCAGAATAGGATCGATTGCCGGCTGCCTCGTTGTGTCCGGTAAGATTGAACGGTCCAATCAAGTCAGGCTTCTGCGCGACAACGTAGTTGTGTATCAGGGCCGAATCCTCTCCATGAAACGATACAAAGACGATATCAAAGAGGCCCAGGAAGGCTATGAGTGCGGTCTTGTCCTGGAGAACTACAAGGACGTCAAGGTCGGCGATGTGGTGGAAGCCTTTATCATAGAGAAGGAAGTTGCAAAACTGACCCGCGAACAGGTCCCCAGCCAATAA
- the nusA gene encoding transcription termination/antitermination protein NusA, translating to MGNLSRMIDQVAKEKGIQRDTLVEALEAALVSAARKKYGGRVELEAQYSDETGEVEVFLFKDVVEDVEDSTVQIDLETARRELDPEAEIGDQLGVKMDTESFGRIAAQTAKQVIIQKVKDAERENIYAEYKDRKGDVITGMVQRFEKRNLIVNMGRGEAILPYSEQIPRENYRQGDRIRALILDVRRTQKDPQIILSRANPAFLVKLFEQEVPEIAEGIVRIMCAAREPGQRAKIGVRSSDADVDPVGACVGMKGSRVQSVVQELRGEKIDIIPWNDDPAHFVCNALQPAEISKVIIDQDNNTMEVIVADDQLSLAIGKKGQNVRLAAKLTGWKIDVRSESKEEKITGESFERLLAVDGMDEETATILFDNGYRNPEDIAKATLAELTSFMGITEEKASTLVHGALRYLANPPEVVEEETEQEVETAETEEVPETEQEVETVETEEVPETEASEAEPAEAVH from the coding sequence ATGGGAAATTTGAGCCGGATGATAGACCAGGTGGCTAAGGAAAAGGGCATACAAAGAGACACTCTCGTTGAGGCTCTGGAGGCTGCCCTGGTGTCGGCAGCACGCAAGAAGTACGGGGGAAGGGTCGAATTGGAGGCCCAGTACAGCGACGAAACAGGCGAGGTAGAGGTTTTCTTGTTCAAGGACGTGGTGGAAGACGTAGAGGACTCCACCGTCCAGATCGACCTGGAAACCGCGCGCCGCGAATTGGACCCTGAAGCCGAAATCGGTGACCAACTTGGAGTAAAGATGGACACCGAATCTTTCGGCCGAATCGCCGCACAAACAGCCAAGCAGGTGATCATCCAAAAAGTGAAGGACGCCGAACGTGAAAACATCTACGCGGAATACAAAGACCGCAAGGGAGATGTAATCACGGGAATGGTCCAACGCTTTGAAAAACGTAACCTGATAGTTAATATGGGCCGGGGCGAGGCCATACTTCCTTACAGTGAGCAAATCCCCCGCGAAAACTACCGCCAGGGCGACAGAATAAGAGCACTAATTCTGGATGTCCGAAGAACCCAGAAAGACCCGCAGATCATCCTTTCGCGGGCCAACCCGGCATTCCTGGTTAAGCTCTTTGAGCAAGAGGTGCCGGAAATCGCCGAAGGCATCGTGCGAATCATGTGCGCTGCCAGGGAACCGGGGCAGCGGGCCAAGATAGGCGTGCGATCTTCAGATGCGGATGTCGATCCGGTCGGCGCTTGCGTAGGGATGAAAGGCTCCAGAGTCCAGTCGGTCGTTCAGGAACTCAGAGGAGAGAAGATAGACATCATCCCTTGGAACGACGACCCGGCTCACTTCGTCTGCAACGCTCTGCAACCGGCGGAAATATCAAAAGTAATTATCGATCAAGATAACAATACAATGGAAGTAATCGTTGCCGACGATCAACTATCCCTTGCCATTGGTAAGAAAGGTCAGAACGTAAGACTGGCTGCTAAGCTGACCGGGTGGAAGATTGATGTCAGGAGCGAGTCAAAAGAGGAAAAGATCACTGGTGAATCCTTTGAGCGCCTCCTGGCAGTGGACGGTATGGACGAGGAAACAGCCACAATACTGTTTGACAACGGTTATCGTAACCCCGAAGACATTGCCAAAGCCACTCTCGCAGAGTTGACAAGCTTCATGGGAATCACTGAAGAAAAAGCCTCAACTCTTGTTCACGGCGCACTGAGGTATCTGGCCAATCCGCCGGAAGTGGTGGAGGAGGAAACCGAACAAGAAGTGGAAACAGCCGAAACCGAGGAAGTCCCGGAAACCGAACAAGAAGTGGAGACGGTCGAAACCGAGGAAGTCCCGGAAACCGAGGCTTCGGAGGCTGAACCGGCGGAGGCGGTCCACTGA
- a CDS encoding YlxR family protein: MKKGHIPVRTCVACRKRRPAGEMIRFTACGDRVVVSPGRENKPGRGCYACPTEQCLDAALKKGRLARALRRSAIAGPLKDELLRGLEQKGLLDANVDR; encoded by the coding sequence ATGAAGAAAGGGCACATACCCGTAAGGACGTGCGTTGCATGTAGAAAGAGGCGTCCGGCAGGGGAAATGATTCGATTTACAGCCTGTGGAGATAGGGTTGTCGTATCTCCGGGACGAGAAAACAAGCCGGGACGAGGATGTTACGCCTGTCCGACTGAACAATGTTTGGATGCTGCTCTCAAGAAAGGGCGCCTTGCGCGGGCTTTACGTCGCAGCGCCATAGCAGGTCCCTTGAAAGACGAACTTTTGAGAGGGCTCGAACAGAAGGGATTACTGGATGCCAATGTTGACCGTTGA
- a CDS encoding rod shape-determining protein: MFFDALSGIFSNDMAIDLGTANTLVYVRGKGVILSEPSVVAVKTDLRRGPRIVAVGADAKKMLGRTPDNIRAIRPMKDGVIADFEVTEAMLKHFIVRIHHRRFLVKPRIVVCVPSGITEVEMRAVRDAAKSAGAREVYLVEEPIAAAIGARLPITEPTSSMIVDIGGGTTEVAVIAMSDIVYAKSLRVAGDKIDNAVIRYVKQKYSLLIGERTAEMVKMMIGSACQEAEESIIEVKGRDLIAGIPKIIALRSGEVTEAITEPVRAILETIKTALESTPPELAADIVDNGIVLTGGGSLLKNLDVVIRRETGLPVRVADDPLSTVVVGSGIIFENFHLLKDVLVKC, from the coding sequence ATGTTCTTCGACGCGCTTTCAGGGATTTTCTCCAACGACATGGCCATTGACCTCGGCACGGCCAATACGCTGGTGTACGTGCGTGGCAAAGGGGTCATACTTTCCGAACCGTCCGTCGTGGCTGTGAAGACCGATTTGAGGCGGGGCCCGCGGATCGTGGCAGTGGGGGCCGATGCCAAAAAGATGTTGGGTAGGACCCCTGACAACATAAGGGCCATCCGACCCATGAAGGACGGCGTGATAGCGGACTTTGAAGTTACCGAAGCCATGCTGAAACACTTCATCGTCCGGATTCATCATCGCCGATTCCTGGTCAAACCCCGTATAGTAGTGTGCGTGCCTTCCGGTATCACGGAGGTGGAGATGCGCGCGGTGAGAGACGCGGCGAAGAGCGCGGGCGCCAGAGAAGTCTATCTGGTCGAGGAACCCATAGCCGCGGCCATCGGCGCTCGCCTACCCATCACCGAGCCGACGAGCAGCATGATTGTGGACATTGGCGGCGGTACCACGGAAGTGGCTGTCATTGCAATGTCGGACATAGTTTATGCCAAGTCCCTCAGGGTCGCGGGGGACAAGATCGACAACGCGGTCATCCGCTACGTGAAGCAGAAATACAGCCTCCTTATCGGAGAGAGGACCGCGGAGATGGTCAAAATGATGATAGGGAGCGCCTGCCAAGAGGCAGAAGAGTCGATAATCGAAGTCAAGGGGCGCGACCTTATCGCGGGCATTCCGAAAATCATTGCGCTGAGATCCGGCGAAGTTACCGAAGCTATAACCGAGCCTGTGAGAGCCATTTTGGAGACAATCAAAACGGCCCTGGAAAGCACGCCCCCGGAACTGGCCGCAGATATAGTAGATAACGGGATTGTGCTCACCGGAGGAGGGTCACTCCTGAAAAACCTCGATGTTGTCATCCGGCGGGAAACCGGCTTGCCTGTGAGAGTGGCGGATGATCCCCTTTCAACGGTGGTTGTGGGTTCGGGCATCATATTCGAAAATTTTCATCTCTTGAAAGACGTGTTGGTGAAATGTTAG
- the rbfA gene encoding 30S ribosome-binding factor RbfA, translating to MPTFRKDRVAELLLRAISDIVVLRIKDPRVQGITVTSVKVSPDLKSAKVYFSSLMDGKADTHRKGLEAAEGFIRRELRRELDLKYIPELSFFYDTSFDHFSRINKILREIGASETKDDAEDR from the coding sequence ATGCCAACATTCAGAAAAGACCGTGTTGCCGAACTGCTGCTCAGAGCGATTTCGGACATTGTGGTGCTCCGGATCAAAGATCCACGGGTTCAAGGCATAACCGTGACTTCCGTGAAGGTGAGCCCCGACCTGAAATCCGCAAAAGTGTATTTCAGCAGCCTGATGGACGGAAAAGCCGACACTCACCGGAAGGGTCTGGAGGCCGCGGAAGGATTCATCCGCCGCGAACTGCGCCGCGAATTGGACCTCAAGTACATTCCGGAGCTTTCCTTCTTTTATGACACCTCGTTCGACCACTTTTCCCGTATAAACAAAATACTCAGAGAGATCGGAGCATCGGAAACCAAAGATGATGCGGAAGATCGCTAA
- a CDS encoding bifunctional oligoribonuclease/PAP phosphatase NrnA, whose protein sequence is MMRKIAKILRDENHFLIVTHVNPDGDAIGSLLGMHLALTEMGKMSRPAAGETFPELYDFLPGTGSVVTDLTLLDRPPEWIISLDVASEERISANIDGLRDKARLINIDHHPTNPGFGDLNLVNPTAASTAELVYKVLKEAGYKLSTEVGKCLYTGLVTDTGCFRFSGVTSETLSLGAELLSPGFGSFEVTRYLYEEFPLRRLQLEQIVLQRIEVLLGGRLVISTLYHEDFERLGAHMSESENLVNRLRECRGVEVGLMITEMPDKVIRMSFRSKGAVDVSEVAKSMGGGGHRQAAGAKSTLPLPELKEKIIQAVAAVLP, encoded by the coding sequence ATGATGCGGAAGATCGCTAAGATCCTGCGAGACGAAAATCACTTTTTGATAGTCACGCATGTAAACCCCGACGGCGACGCCATCGGGTCCTTGCTCGGCATGCACCTGGCTTTAACAGAAATGGGGAAGATGTCCCGGCCCGCCGCGGGCGAAACATTTCCGGAACTGTACGATTTCCTTCCGGGTACCGGGTCCGTTGTCACGGATCTCACCCTGCTGGACAGACCTCCTGAATGGATAATAAGCCTCGATGTTGCATCGGAGGAAAGGATTTCCGCGAATATTGACGGGCTCAGAGATAAGGCCCGGCTGATAAACATAGACCATCACCCCACTAACCCCGGATTCGGCGACCTGAACCTCGTTAATCCCACCGCCGCATCCACAGCGGAGTTGGTTTACAAAGTGCTCAAAGAGGCCGGTTACAAGCTTTCCACGGAAGTTGGCAAATGTCTGTACACAGGGCTGGTCACCGACACGGGCTGCTTCCGCTTCTCGGGTGTCACGAGCGAAACCCTGTCGCTCGGAGCGGAATTACTAAGCCCGGGATTCGGCTCTTTTGAAGTGACTCGCTACCTATATGAGGAGTTCCCTCTTCGAAGGCTCCAATTGGAGCAGATCGTGCTGCAAAGGATCGAGGTTCTGCTCGGCGGCAGGCTCGTTATAAGCACCCTATATCATGAAGATTTCGAGCGGCTGGGAGCCCACATGTCCGAGAGCGAAAATCTCGTCAACCGGCTTCGTGAATGCCGGGGAGTGGAAGTGGGACTTATGATCACCGAGATGCCCGATAAAGTGATCAGGATGAGTTTTAGATCCAAAGGCGCGGTCGATGTTTCCGAGGTGGCCAAATCCATGGGTGGAGGAGGCCATCGACAAGCCGCAGGAGCGAAATCCACCCTACCCTTGCCGGAATTAAAAGAAAAGATCATACAGGCCGTTGCAGCCGTCCTTCCCTGA
- a CDS encoding SurA N-terminal domain-containing protein — translation MLDLMRKHAKSWFIKIALGGIAVVFVLFFGWSGPDRTRQDYVAKVNDTVVTYDEYRDAYDLEMEKIRDRFKGSLPPDLLEKLDLKKNIVQALVTRIILLQEAQRLGLFVTDEDLAQDIKSNPRFQRNGVFDEGVYRAYLRAIKLSVGAYEESRKKELLEQQVVRLLIDGIKTDPEEIKNLWHFQHDKLVLSMLEIKPEQKTEAPDTKALEAYFKKNQSKYEIPPTVNLEYVTLSPRDARKDISVPEDEVQAYYQTHPKEFLVPDQIRARQIVLKVPGGADKEKIEEIRKKVEEIRERINGGEEFEKVAQKESQDEATAQKGGDLGWLSRGTLNPSLEKVAFKLEVGKLSEPLLTDQGYLLLRVEEAKPETQVDFETAKAKIEEKLLEEKAKRKIAADAEKFYEQVYRSEDLSAPAKQFGFAVHRADGVARAVGVPDLADYPKIMDEAFQLRTGGVSKLIKNGDRFTVLKVVDKAKERLPNLDEVRSEVEKDFLKDQALASAMKKAEEVIAALKQQPDSADKVAKDFGLTWTKLDPVSRTSGFVTQLGNSPEVNEMLTSVSSATPLFAKPIPTAQGVAVVKLSEVQRAGDEQYAKEAETFQKWVVEVRQTEFLKGWLRLLEERSRVTISEKL, via the coding sequence GTGCTTGATCTGATGAGGAAACATGCCAAGTCGTGGTTCATCAAAATAGCCCTGGGCGGCATTGCCGTCGTTTTTGTATTATTTTTCGGTTGGTCGGGTCCTGATCGAACACGCCAGGATTACGTAGCAAAAGTTAATGATACCGTGGTGACTTACGATGAATACCGCGACGCCTACGATCTTGAGATGGAAAAAATCCGCGATCGGTTCAAGGGCTCTCTCCCCCCGGACCTTCTGGAAAAATTGGACCTGAAAAAAAACATCGTTCAGGCCTTGGTGACCCGCATAATCCTTCTTCAGGAAGCTCAGCGGCTCGGCCTGTTCGTCACCGATGAGGACCTTGCCCAGGACATCAAGTCCAATCCGAGGTTTCAGCGAAACGGTGTTTTTGACGAAGGCGTCTATAGGGCTTACTTGAGGGCCATCAAACTTTCCGTGGGCGCTTACGAGGAATCCAGGAAGAAGGAATTGCTGGAACAACAGGTGGTGAGGCTGCTTATCGATGGGATCAAGACCGATCCTGAGGAAATAAAAAATCTCTGGCATTTTCAGCATGACAAACTTGTCCTGTCCATGCTCGAGATAAAGCCGGAACAAAAAACGGAAGCTCCTGACACCAAAGCCCTTGAAGCATATTTCAAGAAAAATCAGTCGAAATACGAGATCCCACCGACCGTCAACCTTGAGTACGTGACTCTATCGCCGCGCGATGCTCGAAAAGATATCTCCGTCCCGGAAGATGAAGTCCAAGCCTATTATCAGACGCACCCAAAGGAATTTCTCGTACCCGACCAGATCAGGGCGAGGCAAATCGTGTTGAAGGTTCCAGGAGGCGCGGACAAAGAAAAGATTGAAGAAATACGCAAGAAAGTCGAAGAGATCCGCGAAAGAATCAATGGCGGGGAAGAATTTGAAAAGGTCGCACAAAAGGAATCACAGGATGAGGCCACGGCACAAAAAGGCGGCGACTTGGGATGGCTGTCCCGCGGCACTCTGAACCCTTCGTTGGAAAAAGTGGCTTTCAAACTGGAAGTCGGTAAGTTGTCGGAACCCTTGTTGACAGACCAGGGGTACCTCCTCTTGCGCGTCGAGGAAGCCAAACCTGAGACCCAGGTGGATTTCGAGACCGCGAAAGCAAAAATCGAGGAAAAACTCCTTGAAGAGAAAGCGAAGAGAAAGATAGCGGCCGACGCAGAAAAATTCTACGAGCAGGTGTATCGGTCCGAGGACCTCAGCGCTCCGGCTAAGCAATTCGGCTTTGCCGTCCACAGGGCGGATGGGGTCGCCAGGGCTGTCGGCGTCCCCGATCTGGCCGACTACCCGAAGATCATGGACGAGGCCTTTCAGTTAAGAACCGGGGGGGTCTCGAAGTTAATCAAGAATGGTGACAGATTCACTGTCTTAAAGGTGGTTGACAAAGCCAAAGAGCGTCTGCCCAATCTTGATGAGGTTCGAAGCGAAGTTGAGAAGGATTTCCTCAAGGACCAGGCCCTCGCGAGCGCGATGAAAAAGGCCGAAGAGGTTATTGCCGCGCTTAAGCAGCAGCCCGACAGCGCGGACAAGGTGGCCAAGGACTTCGGCTTGACATGGACCAAACTCGACCCTGTTTCAAGGACCTCGGGCTTTGTGACTCAGCTTGGAAACTCCCCTGAAGTCAACGAGATGCTGACATCGGTTTCCTCGGCAACGCCCCTATTCGCCAAGCCAATTCCCACAGCGCAAGGAGTTGCGGTGGTGAAGCTTTCCGAGGTCCAGCGGGCCGGCGACGAACAGTACGCAAAAGAAGCGGAGACGTTCCAGAAGTGGGTCGTCGAAGTGAGGCAAACCGAATTCCTGAAAGGCTGGCTCAGACTACTGGAAGAGCGTTCCCGGGTAACGATCTCGGAGAAGCTTTAG
- a CDS encoding DUF503 domain-containing protein, with protein MVVGVGVIILIVHNSSSLKAKRQVVKSILGRVRSKFDISIAEVDDQDKWQKCTIGFAVVTNDGGHAHTLLETVADYVEGLHLAEVIDSRIEIIHY; from the coding sequence ATGGTCGTAGGTGTAGGTGTAATTATACTGATTGTCCACAATTCGTCATCGCTCAAGGCGAAGCGGCAAGTGGTCAAGAGCATACTGGGCAGGGTCCGCAGCAAATTCGATATCTCCATTGCCGAGGTAGACGACCAGGATAAATGGCAAAAATGCACCATAGGATTCGCCGTCGTGACCAACGACGGCGGGCACGCCCATACATTGCTTGAAACAGTAGCCGATTATGTGGAAGGCCTGCATCTGGCCGAAGTTATTGACTCGCGCATAGAAATCATTCACTATTGA
- a CDS encoding ribosome maturation factor RimP, translating into MEKMDQELIYALWAMIEPILEPEGLELVELEFKLEGGRWILRLYIDTPGGVTLDDCELVSRQVGALLDIKDPIDRPYSLEVSSPGINRVLRREKDFRSFAGSPVRVRTRRKVGGSKNFRGTLKGMENSRIILEVDGNRVEINPEDLEKARLDLPEGELFRQDLRRRAGTTGD; encoded by the coding sequence ATGGAGAAGATGGACCAAGAATTGATTTATGCACTGTGGGCCATGATTGAGCCCATACTGGAACCTGAAGGCCTGGAGCTGGTTGAGCTTGAGTTCAAGCTCGAAGGGGGCCGCTGGATCTTAAGGCTTTATATTGACACCCCTGGGGGGGTGACGCTGGATGACTGCGAACTTGTGAGCCGGCAGGTGGGTGCCCTGCTCGACATAAAGGACCCCATTGATCGTCCCTATTCACTGGAAGTGTCCTCCCCGGGTATCAACAGAGTCCTTAGAAGAGAAAAAGATTTCAGGTCCTTTGCCGGGTCTCCGGTTCGCGTAAGGACACGTCGAAAAGTAGGCGGAAGTAAAAATTTCCGAGGGACGCTTAAAGGAATGGAGAACTCCAGGATCATCCTCGAGGTCGATGGAAATCGAGTGGAGATAAACCCGGAGGATCTTGAGAAGGCTCGACTGGACCTTCCTGAAGGAGAGTTGTTCCGACAGGATTTACGCAGAAGAGCAGGGACAACGGGAGATTGA